From the genome of Candidatus Kaelpia aquatica, one region includes:
- a CDS encoding DUF5989 family protein: protein MQLIKKIASKLGVVKELFSFLWANKLWWMTPIVVIFLLLGLFIWLAQSSAVVPFIYALF, encoded by the coding sequence ATGCAACTAATTAAAAAAATAGCTTCTAAGCTAGGAGTGGTAAAAGAACTTTTTTCATTTCTCTGGGCAAATAAGCTCTGGTGGATGACTCCAATTGTAGTAATATTTCTATTGCTCGGACTGTTTATTTGGCTGGCACAATCTTCCGCCGTTGTTCCTTTCATATATGCTCTTTTTTAA
- a CDS encoding sulfide/dihydroorotate dehydrogenase-like FAD/NAD-binding protein, whose translation MKILAKEILSDFEGIRITRIEVEAVDLAQKALAGNFVVLMVKEESERIPLTVVDADRARGTITLIFQEIGFSTKLLGKLNVGDYLYSVMGPLGHATEIKNYGSVILVAGGVGIAEIYPVAKTLKEAGNKVKVIIGARTKELLILEDELREVSDALFVTTDDGSYSIKGFTTGVLREFLDKERVDIVYAVGPIPMMEKVADVTKGYEVKTLVSLNSLMVDASGMCGGCRVNINGEVKFACVDGPEFDAHHVDWSTLKTRNNVYADKEKHICNLNRL comes from the coding sequence ATGAAGATATTAGCTAAAGAGATATTATCGGATTTTGAAGGCATACGTATTACGCGTATTGAAGTTGAGGCTGTTGATTTGGCTCAGAAGGCTTTGGCTGGAAACTTTGTTGTTCTGATGGTTAAAGAAGAAAGCGAGAGAATACCTCTGACTGTTGTAGATGCTGATAGAGCGCGCGGCACGATTACACTTATATTTCAAGAGATAGGATTCTCTACCAAACTGCTTGGTAAACTCAATGTCGGTGATTACCTGTATTCTGTAATGGGCCCCTTAGGCCATGCAACTGAAATCAAAAACTACGGTTCGGTTATACTTGTTGCAGGAGGGGTGGGAATTGCTGAGATTTATCCGGTTGCAAAAACACTTAAAGAAGCAGGAAATAAGGTCAAGGTGATTATAGGTGCCCGGACTAAAGAGCTGCTTATATTGGAAGATGAACTTAGAGAGGTATCAGATGCACTATTTGTAACCACCGATGATGGAAGTTATAGTATTAAAGGTTTTACCACAGGTGTTCTAAGGGAGTTTTTAGATAAAGAAAGAGTTGACATAGTTTATGCAGTGGGTCCTATTCCGATGATGGAAAAAGTAGCGGATGTTACAAAGGGCTATGAAGTCAAGACTCTAGTATCGTTAAACTCTTTAATGGTGGATGCATCTGGCATGTGCGGCGGGTGCCGAGTAAATATAAATGGGGAGGTAAAGTTTGCCTGTGTGGATGGGCCTGAATTCGATGCTCACCATGTTGATTGGAGTACTTTAAAGACAAGAAATAATGTTTACGCGGATAAAGAAAAGCATATCTGCAACTTAAATAGGTTATGA
- the gltA gene encoding NADPH-dependent glutamate synthase: MKEAVRVKELDQKERVSNFDEVIQGYTEDQAVEEASRCLQCKSPVCIEGCPVGIDIKKFIKQIQDRDYKGAHLTIREKNNFPSICGRVCPAEYQCRKACILTKKNEPFASENAINIHFLERFIGDYGARESISSDSKGKSLARYKVAVVGSGPAGICCAGELARGGVKVVIYETLHKTGGVLQYGIPPFRLPRDILDYEINSLKNMGVEFKPNYMIGKIKSLDELLKEGFDAVFLGLGAGTPSFLGIEGENLCNVYSANEFLTRVNLMNAYKFPEFHTPVNVGRHMVVVGGGNVAIDSARVALRLQKLNNIEPNTTIVYRRTELEMPARRLEIEHAKEEGVKFEFLIQPVGFMGNKDSYVEKIESLRCELGEPDKSGRRRPRPIKGSEFELDCDVAVIAIGLSANQVLTSLTPELELDKYKDIIVNAETMETSIPSVYAGGDIVGGEGTVIEAMGMAKRAAKFIAEYLNDR; the protein is encoded by the coding sequence ATGAAAGAAGCTGTAAGAGTCAAAGAGTTAGACCAAAAAGAGAGAGTAAGTAATTTTGATGAGGTTATTCAAGGCTATACTGAAGATCAAGCTGTAGAAGAAGCCTCTAGGTGTCTTCAGTGTAAGAGCCCAGTCTGCATAGAGGGCTGTCCTGTTGGAATAGATATAAAAAAATTCATTAAACAGATTCAGGATAGAGATTATAAAGGAGCACATCTTACAATAAGAGAGAAAAATAATTTCCCTTCTATTTGCGGTAGGGTCTGTCCTGCAGAGTATCAATGTAGAAAAGCCTGTATCTTAACTAAGAAAAACGAACCTTTTGCATCAGAGAATGCAATAAATATTCATTTCTTAGAGCGGTTTATAGGTGATTATGGGGCCAGAGAGAGCATATCTTCAGATAGCAAAGGTAAGAGTCTTGCTAGATATAAGGTGGCAGTTGTTGGCTCGGGCCCGGCTGGGATATGCTGTGCTGGAGAGTTAGCACGCGGGGGAGTTAAAGTTGTTATTTATGAGACTCTTCATAAGACGGGGGGAGTCCTTCAATATGGAATTCCGCCTTTTAGATTACCGCGAGATATATTGGATTATGAGATCAACTCTCTTAAGAATATGGGTGTTGAGTTTAAACCCAACTATATGATAGGAAAGATTAAGTCCTTGGATGAGCTTTTGAAAGAAGGTTTTGATGCGGTATTTTTGGGCCTAGGTGCTGGTACACCATCTTTCCTGGGCATAGAAGGCGAGAATCTATGCAATGTTTATTCAGCCAATGAGTTTTTAACCCGTGTCAATCTTATGAATGCTTATAAATTTCCTGAGTTTCATACGCCTGTCAACGTGGGGCGTCATATGGTAGTTGTTGGCGGAGGCAATGTTGCAATAGATTCAGCTCGTGTTGCCTTACGTCTTCAAAAATTAAATAATATAGAGCCCAATACTACTATAGTATACAGAAGAACAGAACTTGAGATGCCTGCAAGGCGTCTTGAGATAGAGCATGCTAAAGAAGAGGGGGTAAAATTTGAATTTTTGATTCAGCCTGTCGGATTCATGGGTAATAAAGATAGCTATGTTGAGAAGATAGAGTCTCTAAGGTGTGAGCTTGGAGAGCCTGATAAATCTGGTCGAAGAAGACCTCGCCCTATAAAGGGTAGTGAGTTTGAGCTTGACTGCGATGTTGCAGTTATAGCAATAGGATTAAGTGCGAATCAGGTTTTAACATCCTTAACACCTGAGCTTGAGTTAGATAAGTATAAAGATATTATTGTAAATGCAGAGACTATGGAGACTTCAATCCCCAGTGTTTATGCAGGGGGCGATATTGTGGGAGGAGAGGGGACGGTTATTGAAGCTATGGGCATGGCTAAGAGAGCCGCTAAGTTTATAGCCGAATATTTAAATGACAGATAA
- the gdhA gene encoding NADP-specific glutamate dehydrogenase has product MSGKDYVVSVLETVKKRNPGEVEFHQAVTEVLESLIPVVDKHPELEDAALLERIVEPERQIIFRVPWQDDKGKMNVNRAFRVQFNSALGPYKGGIRFHPSVYVGIIKFLGFEQIFKNSLTGLMMGGGKGGSDFDPKGKSDSEVMRFCQSFMSELSRHIGADTDVPAGDIGVGGREVGYMFGQWKRLTKLFSGVLTGKGLDFGGSLVRTEATGYGCVYFCQEMLKDRGTSFEGKTVVISGSGNVAIYAAEKAQELGAKVVALSDSNGFIYDKNGINLDTVRQLKEVERKRIKEYVNEHKSAEFHEGCSGIWNIKCDVALPSATQNELDKKGAEALIKNGCIAVAEGANMPSTPEAVELFLKNKVSFGPGKAANAGGVAVSGLEMAQNSQRLGWGFEDVDKKLHQIMVDIHESARAAAEEYGTPGNLVNGANIAGFLKVARAMMAQGLV; this is encoded by the coding sequence ATGTCAGGCAAAGATTATGTAGTGAGTGTTTTAGAAACAGTAAAGAAGAGAAATCCAGGAGAAGTAGAGTTTCATCAGGCTGTGACTGAAGTTTTAGAATCTCTTATCCCTGTAGTCGATAAGCATCCTGAACTTGAAGATGCTGCGCTCTTAGAGAGAATAGTTGAACCGGAACGTCAGATCATATTTCGCGTACCCTGGCAGGATGATAAGGGTAAGATGAATGTTAATAGAGCTTTTAGAGTCCAGTTTAACTCTGCCCTAGGACCATATAAAGGCGGGATTAGGTTTCATCCCTCAGTCTATGTCGGTATAATTAAATTTTTAGGTTTTGAGCAGATTTTTAAAAACTCTCTTACTGGGCTTATGATGGGCGGGGGAAAAGGCGGTTCTGATTTTGATCCTAAAGGTAAATCTGATTCTGAAGTTATGAGATTTTGCCAGAGCTTTATGAGTGAGCTTTCTCGTCATATCGGTGCTGATACTGATGTTCCAGCCGGCGATATTGGTGTTGGAGGCCGTGAAGTAGGATATATGTTTGGGCAATGGAAGAGGCTTACCAAGCTCTTTAGCGGTGTCTTAACAGGTAAAGGTCTTGATTTTGGCGGTTCTTTAGTTAGAACTGAAGCAACAGGTTACGGGTGCGTCTATTTCTGTCAGGAGATGTTAAAAGATAGAGGTACATCTTTTGAAGGTAAGACTGTTGTTATATCGGGGTCTGGAAATGTTGCTATCTATGCTGCTGAGAAAGCTCAGGAGTTGGGTGCTAAAGTAGTTGCATTATCTGACTCTAATGGGTTTATCTATGATAAGAATGGTATTAATCTTGATACAGTAAGACAGCTTAAAGAGGTTGAGCGTAAGAGAATTAAAGAGTATGTTAATGAGCATAAATCAGCAGAATTTCACGAGGGCTGCAGCGGTATCTGGAATATCAAATGCGACGTAGCTCTTCCTTCTGCAACTCAGAATGAGCTTGATAAAAAAGGTGCTGAGGCACTTATTAAAAACGGCTGTATTGCAGTTGCAGAGGGTGCTAATATGCCATCTACTCCCGAAGCTGTTGAGCTGTTCTTAAAGAATAAAGTCTCTTTTGGTCCGGGAAAAGCAGCTAATGCAGGCGGAGTTGCAGTATCAGGGCTAGAGATGGCTCAAAACTCTCAGAGATTAGGCTGGGGCTTTGAGGATGTGGATAAGAAGCTGCATCAGATAATGGTTGATATACACGAATCGGCAAGAGCAGCAGCCGAAGAGTATGGTACACCTGGAAATCTTGTTAACGGTGCAAACATTGCAGGGTTCTTGAAGGTTGCCCGCGCAATGATGGCTCAAGGACTTGTTTAA
- the purL gene encoding phosphoribosylformylglycinamidine synthase subunit PurL: MKKDIVKEMGLSYQEYEMIKKVMNREPNYTELGMFSAMWSEHCSYKNSKKVFKFMPTKGKNVLQGPGENSGVVDMGDEIGIAIKIESHNHPSAIEPYEAAATGGGGCLRDVFTMGARPIALLGSLRLGNLEKPRTQYLLKNIAKGFVDYANKVDMPVVGGEIYFDESYEGNPLVNAFTVGVVKHKDIVTALAKGIGSLVLIIGRATGRDGVEGAAMASTGLTEKTSKKSSAVAIGDPKMGKILCEACLELIKKKLVIGMQDMGAAGLTCSTSETAYKASMGMEIDLLSVPRSESKMTAYEVMLSESQERMLVIVKPKDLPKVEAILKRWGVPCDLIGKVIKEKVLRVKEGDKVVAEVTPAALVEAPIYTRKFKKPASLDKISKFNLDQIEQPKSLGTALLKLLKAPTIRSKESLYKTSKTSAKYINVGPGSDAAVLSVKGTSKKIAVTVDGNSTYTFLDPNKGGQIAVAEAARNLAVSGARPLGITDGLNYGSPYNEGVYWQFRQSVIGMSKAAKEFGIPIVSGNVSFNNENPKGSIDPSLLIGMVGVIDKGVKPMTQEFKSSDNVIILLGNTKNELGGSEYLKTIHGKKIGKTPSINLGSEKKLHRIVLSLIEKNILLSAHDCSEGGLAIAIAESCISGSKKMGAAIEINSNLRDDVLLFSETQSRVVVSCKSKDIDRVLSESKEAGVPSKIIGSTGGSRLRIVKNGKKLLDLELSKLNKVWKESFIK, encoded by the coding sequence GTGAAAAAAGATATTGTTAAAGAGATGGGGTTGAGTTATCAAGAGTATGAGATGATAAAGAAGGTTATGAATAGGGAGCCAAACTATACTGAGCTTGGTATGTTCTCTGCTATGTGGAGTGAACACTGTTCATATAAAAACTCTAAGAAGGTATTTAAGTTTATGCCCACTAAAGGGAAGAATGTTCTTCAGGGTCCGGGTGAAAATTCTGGAGTTGTTGATATGGGCGATGAGATAGGTATAGCTATAAAGATTGAGTCTCATAACCATCCTTCTGCAATTGAACCTTATGAGGCTGCGGCAACAGGGGGGGGAGGGTGTTTAAGGGATGTCTTTACTATGGGAGCAAGGCCGATTGCCCTTTTAGGCTCTTTAAGATTAGGTAATTTAGAAAAGCCGCGTACGCAATATCTGCTTAAGAATATCGCTAAAGGTTTTGTTGATTATGCTAACAAAGTAGATATGCCTGTTGTAGGTGGTGAGATATATTTTGATGAGTCTTATGAGGGTAACCCTCTCGTAAATGCTTTTACAGTAGGAGTTGTAAAGCATAAAGATATTGTCACGGCTTTGGCTAAAGGTATAGGCTCGCTTGTCCTTATCATTGGACGTGCTACAGGTCGCGACGGAGTCGAAGGTGCAGCAATGGCTTCTACGGGGCTTACCGAGAAGACCTCAAAGAAGAGCAGCGCGGTTGCTATCGGAGATCCTAAAATGGGTAAGATTTTGTGCGAAGCATGCCTTGAGCTTATAAAGAAGAAACTAGTAATAGGAATGCAGGATATGGGAGCGGCTGGATTGACTTGTTCTACTTCTGAGACAGCCTACAAAGCCTCTATGGGTATGGAGATAGATTTACTCTCTGTACCAAGAAGTGAGAGCAAGATGACGGCATATGAAGTTATGCTTTCTGAATCTCAAGAGAGGATGCTTGTGATTGTAAAACCAAAGGACTTGCCAAAGGTAGAGGCTATTTTAAAAAGATGGGGTGTGCCTTGTGATCTTATCGGTAAAGTCATAAAAGAAAAGGTATTGCGAGTCAAAGAGGGGGATAAGGTTGTAGCTGAAGTTACTCCTGCAGCACTCGTTGAAGCTCCTATCTATACCAGAAAGTTTAAAAAACCTGCATCTTTGGATAAGATTTCAAAGTTTAATTTGGATCAGATTGAGCAGCCTAAGAGCTTAGGCACTGCGCTATTAAAGCTTCTTAAGGCTCCAACAATCAGAAGTAAAGAGTCGTTATATAAAACATCTAAGACATCTGCAAAGTATATCAATGTTGGGCCTGGTTCAGACGCTGCAGTGTTATCTGTTAAAGGGACTAGTAAAAAGATAGCTGTAACTGTAGATGGTAATTCAACTTATACTTTTCTTGACCCTAATAAAGGCGGCCAGATTGCTGTTGCTGAAGCTGCGCGCAACCTTGCTGTTAGCGGTGCTCGTCCTTTAGGTATAACAGATGGTTTAAATTACGGTAGTCCTTATAATGAAGGTGTCTACTGGCAGTTTAGGCAGTCTGTTATAGGAATGAGTAAGGCAGCAAAAGAATTCGGGATTCCTATTGTTAGCGGTAATGTGAGTTTTAACAATGAAAATCCTAAAGGCTCAATCGATCCTTCACTCTTAATTGGTATGGTTGGAGTCATTGATAAGGGCGTAAAACCGATGACGCAGGAATTTAAATCATCAGATAATGTGATTATTCTTTTGGGTAATACCAAGAATGAGTTAGGCGGCAGTGAATACTTAAAGACTATCCATGGTAAAAAGATAGGCAAGACTCCGTCTATCAATCTTGGTTCAGAGAAAAAACTTCATAGAATAGTTCTATCGTTGATAGAGAAAAATATCTTACTCTCAGCGCATGACTGTTCTGAAGGTGGGCTGGCTATTGCTATAGCAGAGTCCTGTATTTCAGGCAGCAAAAAGATGGGTGCCGCTATTGAAATTAATTCTAACTTAAGAGACGACGTGCTTCTCTTCTCAGAGACTCAATCTAGAGTAGTTGTCTCTTGTAAGTCCAAAGATATTGATAGAGTTTTATCTGAATCAAAGGAAGCAGGGGTTCCTTCTAAGATCATAGGATCTACAGGAGGATCAAGACTTAGGATAGTAAAGAATGGTAAGAAATTGTTAGACCTAGAACTCTCTAAGCTGAATAAGGTTTGGAAAGAGAGTTTTATAAAATAA
- a CDS encoding glutamine synthetase family protein: MSGKRLNKSEVLRLVREKDVKFIRLWFSDITGQMKGLTITREELSDALEDGMGFDGSSIKGFARIDESDMVALPDPSTFAILPYRPREKAVAGMLCDILNPDKTPYQGDPRYILKKTLEKAENLGYLFNIGPELEFFIFKDEKGTEVLDEGGYFDITTLDAGNEVRREIILTLEEMGIHVEYCHHEVAPSQHEIDLRYKDALAMADIVMVYRMVVKEIAQKHGFYATFMPKPIFGVNGSGMHVHQSLFKEDRNIFFDKEDENHLSKEAKCYIAGILKHAKEITLVCNQWVNSYKRLVPGYEAPVYICWAHCNRSSLVRVPMYKPGEEKATRIEFRSPDPACNPYLAFASMLSAGLKGMKNNYPLQEPLEKDVYRLTTEEMKEIGVECLPGSLIEAIEIAENSELLRETLGEHVFSNLMMAKKIEWDEYRKRVHDYEIDTYLPVL; encoded by the coding sequence ATGTCAGGTAAAAGACTAAATAAATCAGAGGTTTTAAGGTTGGTTAGAGAGAAAGACGTTAAGTTTATACGCTTATGGTTTTCCGATATAACTGGCCAGATGAAGGGGCTTACTATAACACGCGAAGAGCTCTCCGATGCTCTTGAAGATGGTATGGGTTTTGATGGTTCATCCATTAAGGGTTTTGCACGTATAGATGAGTCTGATATGGTTGCTTTGCCTGACCCCTCTACCTTTGCGATACTGCCGTATCGACCCAGAGAAAAAGCAGTTGCCGGGATGTTATGCGATATATTAAATCCAGACAAAACTCCTTATCAAGGAGATCCAAGATATATTTTGAAGAAGACTTTAGAGAAGGCAGAGAATCTTGGCTATCTCTTTAACATAGGACCTGAATTGGAGTTCTTTATATTTAAAGACGAAAAAGGTACAGAGGTTCTAGATGAAGGGGGTTACTTTGATATTACAACTTTGGATGCCGGTAATGAGGTAAGGCGTGAAATTATCTTAACGCTTGAAGAGATGGGGATTCACGTAGAATATTGCCACCACGAGGTAGCGCCTTCTCAGCATGAAATAGACTTGCGCTATAAAGATGCTTTAGCTATGGCTGATATAGTTATGGTATATCGCATGGTTGTAAAAGAGATTGCTCAAAAACACGGCTTCTATGCTACTTTTATGCCTAAGCCTATATTTGGTGTGAATGGTTCTGGCATGCATGTGCATCAGTCTTTATTTAAAGAAGATAGAAATATTTTCTTCGACAAAGAAGATGAAAACCATCTTTCAAAAGAAGCCAAGTGTTATATAGCCGGTATTTTAAAGCATGCTAAAGAGATTACCCTTGTCTGTAACCAGTGGGTCAACTCTTACAAAAGACTTGTTCCAGGCTATGAGGCCCCCGTCTATATTTGTTGGGCCCACTGTAACCGTTCTTCTTTAGTCCGGGTCCCGATGTATAAGCCTGGAGAAGAGAAGGCGACGCGTATTGAGTTTCGTTCGCCGGATCCAGCTTGCAACCCCTATCTTGCTTTTGCCTCTATGCTGTCAGCAGGATTAAAAGGTATGAAGAATAACTATCCGCTCCAAGAGCCTCTCGAGAAAGATGTCTATCGTTTAACTACCGAAGAGATGAAAGAGATTGGTGTTGAATGTCTACCTGGTAGCTTGATAGAGGCGATTGAGATTGCTGAAAATAGTGAGCTTTTGCGTGAGACCTTAGGTGAGCACGTCTTCTCCAATTTAATGATGGCTAAGAAGATTGAATGGGACGAGTACAGAAAGCGTGTCCATGATTATGAGATAGATACATATCTGCCTGTTTTATGA
- a CDS encoding ANTAR domain-containing protein produces the protein MRAYKKHVETLSKISKAITSDLYLEDVLKLIVTLTADVMGAKICSLWLLEKDTDELRICATQVLSELYLKERTLKVGEGIVGFVAKSKKPKIVENVLKDKVFKEKKLAKEEGLVSMLSVPMMVKNNLIGVINLYTTEIYKFSKSDILLLTTVANQAAVAIENTELLIKTQLVQAELDARKKIERAKGILMKEQNLDEDEAFRLMRNSSMDKRVSMKNIAEAIILSYGIRKSKKS, from the coding sequence ATGAGGGCCTATAAAAAACACGTTGAGACTTTAAGCAAGATAAGCAAAGCTATAACATCCGATCTATATCTAGAGGATGTCTTAAAACTAATTGTTACTCTAACTGCTGATGTTATGGGAGCTAAGATCTGTTCTTTATGGTTGTTAGAAAAAGATACGGATGAGCTTAGAATATGCGCTACTCAGGTCTTGAGTGAACTCTATTTAAAAGAGAGAACTCTTAAGGTAGGAGAGGGCATAGTAGGTTTTGTGGCTAAAAGCAAGAAGCCAAAGATTGTAGAAAATGTTTTAAAAGACAAAGTATTTAAAGAGAAGAAATTAGCCAAAGAGGAAGGCCTTGTATCTATGCTGAGTGTCCCCATGATGGTTAAAAATAATCTGATAGGGGTTATAAACCTATATACTACTGAGATTTATAAGTTTAGCAAAAGCGATATCCTGCTTCTGACTACTGTAGCCAATCAGGCTGCTGTTGCAATTGAGAATACAGAGCTTCTAATAAAGACGCAGCTTGTTCAAGCTGAACTCGATGCACGCAAAAAGATTGAACGTGCAAAAGGAATATTGATGAAGGAGCAGAATCTCGATGAGGATGAAGCATTTAGACTGATGCGTAACTCCAGTATGGATAAAAGAGTCTCTATGAAGAATATAGCTGAAGCTATAATATTATCTTACGGTATAAGAAAATCTAAAAAAAGTTAA
- a CDS encoding glucose-1-phosphate adenylyltransferase has protein sequence MKDILCLILGGGRGARLYPLTKYRAKPAVPLIGKYRLVDIPISNCLNSGLNRIWILTQFNSASLNKHIARTYKLGYYSQGFVDILAAAQSADESNWFQGSADAVRKCLKHFNDPRIKHILVLSGDQLYKMDFEYLINFHIEKKSELTIACNPVPREDTPDLGIMATDKHYRIKNFIEKPTDEQEIEKLSLNIDGQERFLASMGIYLFQKDVLFELLSNSSDKFDFGKEIIPDAIGDKETYAYIHNGYWKDIGTVKSFYNESLAFTIDMPPLNLFDEEWPFYTRPRYLPLSKINDSEISHSIIAEGTIIKKAKISHSIVGLRSFIEDGVVIEDSIIMGNDFYDINTSDSAVGIGKNCQIKKAIIDKNVKLGSGVKIINKNNIQEAENEYYVIKDGITVILKNTVVPDNTVI, from the coding sequence ATGAAAGATATACTCTGTCTTATACTAGGCGGCGGAAGAGGAGCAAGATTATATCCTCTTACCAAATATAGAGCAAAACCTGCTGTGCCTCTCATTGGCAAATACCGCCTCGTAGATATCCCGATAAGCAACTGTCTCAATTCTGGTTTAAATAGAATATGGATATTAACTCAATTTAATTCTGCCTCTTTAAATAAGCATATAGCAAGAACTTACAAATTAGGTTATTACTCACAAGGCTTTGTGGATATATTAGCAGCAGCGCAATCGGCAGATGAGAGCAACTGGTTTCAAGGTTCAGCCGATGCTGTAAGAAAATGCCTTAAACATTTCAATGACCCCAGAATAAAACATATTCTAGTACTATCAGGTGATCAGCTTTATAAGATGGATTTTGAATATTTGATAAACTTTCACATTGAAAAAAAGTCAGAACTTACTATTGCCTGCAATCCAGTGCCTAGAGAAGATACGCCAGACCTTGGAATCATGGCAACTGATAAACACTATAGAATAAAAAACTTCATAGAAAAACCAACAGATGAACAAGAGATAGAAAAACTATCTTTAAATATTGACGGTCAAGAGAGATTCTTAGCTTCAATGGGAATATATCTTTTCCAAAAAGATGTTCTATTTGAGCTGCTATCAAATAGCAGCGATAAATTTGATTTTGGCAAAGAGATTATACCAGATGCTATAGGAGATAAAGAAACATACGCCTATATACATAACGGTTACTGGAAAGATATTGGGACAGTAAAATCTTTTTACAACGAAAGTCTTGCCTTTACAATAGATATGCCCCCTTTGAATCTCTTTGATGAAGAGTGGCCGTTCTACACAAGACCCCGCTATCTGCCTTTATCAAAAATAAATGACAGCGAGATATCACATTCTATAATTGCAGAAGGAACTATAATCAAAAAAGCAAAGATATCGCATTCTATAGTAGGCCTGCGAAGCTTTATAGAGGACGGCGTAGTAATAGAAGACTCCATAATCATGGGCAACGACTTTTATGATATAAACACAAGCGACTCAGCTGTAGGAATAGGGAAAAACTGCCAAATAAAAAAAGCAATAATAGATAAGAACGTTAAGCTAGGTTCAGGAGTGAAAATAATTAATAAAAACAATATTCAAGAAGCAGAGAATGAGTACTACGTAATAAAAGATGGTATCACAGTTATATTAAAGAATACAGTAGTACCCGATAATACAGTAATCTAA
- a CDS encoding Rrf2 family transcriptional regulator, translating to MKLITRDSDYAMRALCVMAQESGKILSVDDIASETNVSHHFLRKILQVLSRKNIIKSYKGKGGGFVLSRDPKKINFIDIMEIFQGSLVLAEHKLNKDKCPKIKKCNLKKKIDKIERGLLRDFNSITVASILDN from the coding sequence ATGAAACTGATAACTAGAGATAGTGATTATGCAATGAGGGCGCTTTGTGTGATGGCGCAGGAGTCCGGTAAGATTTTATCTGTAGATGATATTGCATCTGAGACTAATGTTTCTCATCATTTTTTAAGAAAGATACTCCAGGTGTTAAGCAGGAAAAATATTATAAAATCATATAAGGGTAAAGGCGGGGGATTTGTTCTCTCGAGAGATCCTAAAAAGATAAACTTTATAGATATAATGGAGATATTTCAAGGCAGTCTTGTTCTTGCAGAACATAAGCTTAACAAAGACAAGTGCCCTAAGATAAAAAAATGCAATCTTAAAAAGAAGATTGATAAAATAGAGAGAGGTCTTTTAAGAGATTTTAACTCAATAACAGTAGCCTCTATATTGGATAATTAA
- a CDS encoding pyridoxamine 5'-phosphate oxidase family protein: protein MIEAKLKELFQNVTFIDVASCDFKGRPNVAPKFLLKYVGNLIYLIDYIIGRTYDNLRINPRVSLPAMNFDTLNGYQINGEGEILESGTEYDKLTKELREKIKRLSVDRIIEGLKSEKIHDSFEIVFSKKVVIFKVKVEEIVEIGPTGELKREKI, encoded by the coding sequence ATGATAGAGGCTAAGTTAAAAGAGTTGTTTCAGAATGTAACATTTATTGATGTTGCAAGCTGCGATTTTAAAGGACGCCCTAATGTTGCACCTAAATTTTTATTAAAATATGTTGGAAATTTAATATATTTAATAGATTATATAATAGGAAGAACTTACGATAACCTAAGAATTAATCCTAGAGTCTCACTTCCTGCTATGAATTTTGACACTCTCAATGGTTATCAAATAAACGGAGAGGGAGAGATTTTAGAGAGCGGCACAGAATATGATAAACTTACTAAAGAGCTCAGAGAGAAAATAAAAAGATTATCAGTAGATAGGATTATTGAAGGATTAAAGAGTGAGAAGATACATGATAGTTTTGAAATAGTTTTTTCTAAAAAAGTGGTTATCTTTAAAGTCAAAGTTGAGGAGATAGTAGAGATAGGTCCTACCGGAGAACTTAAAAGGGAGAAAATCTAA
- a CDS encoding 4Fe-4S binding protein, with the protein MKRTQKIMIWFLPIIVVGGLFYPLLGYLVVAMMVALLTLSFFKKRYWCWNICPRGAFLDGVMSKVSRKKPIPKLFTKQWFRLVILFIFISIAVYCMINAGGDILAIGAVFVSICLITTVIAIIMAVITKPRAWCSICPMGTLQDKISKIGM; encoded by the coding sequence ATGAAGAGGACTCAAAAGATAATGATTTGGTTTTTGCCCATCATTGTAGTTGGAGGTTTATTTTATCCTCTCCTAGGCTATCTTGTCGTAGCGATGATGGTTGCTTTATTAACGCTTTCATTTTTTAAAAAAAGATACTGGTGTTGGAATATCTGTCCGCGAGGAGCATTCTTGGATGGCGTTATGTCTAAAGTAAGCCGTAAAAAACCGATTCCAAAATTATTTACAAAACAATGGTTTCGTTTGGTTATTCTATTTATTTTTATCTCTATTGCTGTATACTGTATGATAAATGCAGGTGGGGATATTTTAGCTATCGGGGCTGTTTTTGTCTCGATCTGTCTCATTACTACCGTAATAGCAATTATTATGGCTGTTATTACAAAACCAAGAGCGTGGTGCAGTATCTGCCCAATGGGTACATTGCAGGACAAGATAAGTAAGATTGGAATGTAG